In Polaribacter sp. L3A8, a genomic segment contains:
- a CDS encoding phenolic acid decarboxylase: MKSAKKIIVLLCFFTLLTSCSKGQKKDVKENIKNELNLKTISLKGKTFLYNYVDYQYEVSFKSENQLHWKCIKGNELGREEDEHYKLQRINDYTLFISWVEKDGLGVSQVINLREYKVNSYLKIDKEIMPLMGTIKEL; this comes from the coding sequence ATGAAATCAGCTAAAAAGATAATCGTATTACTATGCTTTTTTACCCTACTAACCTCGTGTTCTAAAGGGCAAAAAAAAGATGTAAAAGAAAATATTAAAAACGAATTGAACCTAAAAACTATCAGTTTAAAGGGAAAAACTTTTTTATATAATTATGTTGATTATCAATATGAAGTAAGTTTTAAATCTGAAAACCAATTACATTGGAAATGTATTAAAGGTAATGAACTAGGTAGAGAAGAAGATGAACATTACAAATTACAAAGAATAAACGATTACACATTATTTATCTCTTGGGTAGAAAAAGACGGATTAGGCGTTAGCCAAGTTATTAATTTAAGAGAATATAAAGTTAATTCGTATCTAAAAATTGATAAAGAAATCATGCCTTTAATGGGTACTATTAAAGAATTATAA
- a CDS encoding pyridoxal phosphate-dependent aminotransferase — MPNISIKGSQMPASPIRKLVPYAEEAKKRGVNVYHLNIGQPDIKTPQIALDAVKNNTLNVLAYSRSEGSEAYRKKLAAYYKKNNILVNAADIIVTTGGSEALLFAFGSIMDIGDEVIIPEPFYANYNGFSVASGINVVPVISKIEDNFALPPIEEFEKLITPKTKAILICNPGNPTGYLYSEEEIKKLASLVKKHDLFLIADEVYREFVYDGVKHYSILENEGLEDHAIIIDSVSKRYSMCGARIGCLVSKNKEVINTALKFAQARLSPPTYAQIACEAALDTDQSYFDEVITEYVGRRNTLIKELEQISGVKVAYPKGAFYCMVELPIDNADNFAQWLLESFHYNNQTVMVAPAAGFYSTPGVGLNQIRIAYVLKSEDLVKAIHILKIALEKYILQAN; from the coding sequence ATGCCAAACATATCAATAAAAGGATCTCAAATGCCTGCATCTCCAATACGTAAATTGGTACCTTATGCAGAAGAAGCAAAAAAAAGAGGCGTAAACGTCTATCATCTTAATATTGGTCAGCCAGATATTAAAACTCCTCAAATAGCACTAGATGCAGTAAAAAATAACACACTTAATGTTTTAGCTTACAGCAGGTCTGAAGGGTCTGAGGCGTACCGTAAAAAATTAGCAGCTTACTATAAAAAGAATAACATACTTGTAAATGCAGCAGATATTATAGTAACCACAGGAGGTAGTGAAGCTCTTTTGTTTGCTTTTGGTAGTATTATGGATATAGGAGATGAGGTTATTATACCAGAACCATTTTATGCCAATTATAATGGTTTTTCTGTAGCATCTGGCATAAATGTAGTTCCTGTAATATCTAAAATTGAAGATAATTTTGCATTACCCCCAATTGAAGAGTTTGAAAAATTAATAACACCAAAAACAAAAGCAATTTTAATTTGTAACCCAGGTAACCCTACAGGGTATTTGTATAGTGAAGAAGAAATTAAAAAATTAGCAAGTTTAGTAAAAAAACATGATTTATTTTTAATTGCAGACGAGGTTTATAGAGAATTTGTTTACGATGGTGTAAAGCATTACTCTATTCTAGAAAATGAAGGATTAGAAGATCATGCAATTATTATAGATTCGGTATCTAAACGATATAGCATGTGTGGTGCTAGAATTGGATGCCTGGTTTCAAAAAATAAAGAAGTTATTAATACAGCACTTAAATTTGCCCAAGCAAGATTATCGCCCCCAACCTATGCTCAAATTGCATGTGAAGCTGCATTAGATACAGATCAAAGCTATTTTGATGAAGTTATTACAGAATATGTTGGGCGCAGAAATACTTTAATAAAAGAATTAGAACAAATAAGTGGTGTTAAAGTAGCCTACCCAAAAGGTGCTTTTTATTGTATGGTAGAGCTGCCAATAGACAATGCCGATAATTTTGCGCAATGGTTATTAGAAAGTTTTCACTACAATAACCAAACAGTAATGGTTGCACCTGCAGCAGGTTTTTATTCTACTCCAGGGGTTGGGCTAAATCAAATTAGAATTGCATATGTATTAAAAAGTGAAGATTTAGTAAAAGCAATTCATATTTTAAAAATAGCATTAGAAAAATATATTTTACAAGCAAACTAA
- a CDS encoding GNAT family N-acetyltransferase: MNIKIIEGKIELLEPITQLYNEYMLFYKQPSNIPKYRAYLKDRMLQDNTIFCLAVDANNNAVGFTQNFNSYSSLSLHPILVLNDLFVSSNYRRKGIAEMLIKKTFQLAKKANMFRVDLRTSKDNTGAQKLYNKMNFIRDENVYTYRCEL; this comes from the coding sequence ATGAATATAAAAATAATTGAAGGGAAAATAGAGCTTTTAGAACCAATAACTCAACTTTATAATGAATATATGCTGTTTTATAAACAACCTAGTAATATACCAAAATATAGAGCATATTTAAAAGACAGAATGCTGCAAGATAATACTATTTTTTGCTTAGCAGTTGATGCTAATAATAACGCAGTAGGCTTTACTCAAAATTTTAATTCATATAGCTCATTATCATTACATCCAATTTTGGTTTTAAACGATTTATTTGTAAGTTCAAATTATAGACGAAAAGGTATTGCAGAAATGCTAATAAAGAAAACATTTCAATTAGCAAAAAAAGCAAATATGTTTAGAGTTGATTTAAGAACGTCTAAAGATAATACAGGCGCTCAAAAATTATATAATAAAATGAATTTTATAAGAGACGAGAATGTCTATACTTATAGATGTGAATTATAA
- a CDS encoding AraC family transcriptional regulator, with protein MIRNNRESAFTIIPLPTDYIIDKNSKNDVTHDYKEIIFLFSGTGEFKIDDEVIKLKPNTLFFIKKNQFFKILHIKNTVGYSLKYKNEFIPSAGLNYKSSYYSKLNGYISDLKYIEFKKKGMKNLKSHFNVLLKEYYEPEEAFTSKSIVQHLFISLILKIERKARDIVIDTTKGEINNHNKILYTNFLDILEENFMTTHNMDFYADKLSLSRRKLSDLVKEFTGITAKRYLLDRVILEAKRLLAYSNKNLKEICYDLGFEYPAYFSTLFKEITGHTPNQYRKIQQQK; from the coding sequence ATGATTAGAAATAACAGAGAGTCAGCATTTACAATTATACCCTTGCCTACAGATTATATTATAGATAAGAATAGTAAAAATGACGTTACTCATGACTATAAGGAAATTATTTTTTTATTTTCTGGAACAGGTGAATTTAAGATAGACGACGAGGTTATTAAGTTAAAACCAAATACGTTATTTTTTATAAAGAAAAATCAATTTTTTAAAATTCTCCACATTAAAAACACTGTAGGGTATTCATTAAAATATAAAAATGAATTTATACCTAGTGCCGGACTTAATTATAAATCATCTTATTACTCTAAGTTAAACGGTTACATTTCTGATTTAAAATATATTGAATTCAAGAAAAAAGGCATGAAAAATTTAAAATCGCATTTTAATGTGCTTTTAAAAGAATATTATGAGCCCGAAGAAGCTTTTACTAGCAAAAGTATTGTACAGCATCTCTTTATTAGTTTAATTCTAAAAATTGAACGTAAAGCAAGAGACATTGTTATTGATACCACAAAAGGAGAAATAAATAATCATAACAAAATACTGTACACTAATTTTTTAGATATTTTGGAAGAAAATTTTATGACGACTCATAATATGGATTTTTATGCCGATAAATTAAGTTTATCTAGAAGAAAACTATCCGATCTTGTAAAAGAATTTACAGGAATTACTGCCAAACGCTATTTATTAGACCGGGTTATTTTAGAAGCTAAAAGATTACTGGCTTATTCTAATAAAAATCTAAAAGAGATTTGTTATGATTTAGGGTTTGAATACCCAGCGTATTTTTCTACATTATTTAAAGAAATAACGGGGCATACACCAAATCAATACAGAAAAATTCAACAACAGAAATAG
- a CDS encoding dipeptidase, which produces MNTIQSYIKDNKQRFLNELVDLLKIPSVSADSAYKKDVLLTADFVLESLKKAGCDKVEMCETPGYPIIYGEKIIDKNLPTVLVYGHYDVQPADPIELWTSPPFEPVIKKTEIHPEGAIFARGACDDKGQMYMHVKALEYMTSAGNLPCNVKFMIEGEEEVGSKSLAWFVPRNTEKLANDVIIISDTGMIANDIPSITTGLRGLSYVEVEVTGPNRDLHSGLYGGAVANPINILTKMIASLHDENNHITIPGFYNNVEELSAEDRAEMAKAPFSLDKYKDALKIDEVYGEKGYSTNERNAIRPTLDVNGIWGGYTGEGAKTVIASKAFAKISMRLVPNQDWKEITQLFKNHFESIAPKAVTVKVTPHHGGQGYVTPIDNIAYKAASKAYKTTFGKTPIPQRSGGSIPIVALFEQHLKSKTILMGFGLDSDAIHSPNEHFGVFNFLKGIETIPYFYKFFTELSK; this is translated from the coding sequence ATGAATACAATTCAATCTTATATAAAAGACAACAAACAACGATTTTTAAATGAGTTAGTCGATTTACTTAAAATACCTTCTGTAAGTGCTGACTCTGCCTACAAAAAAGACGTTTTACTAACTGCCGATTTTGTACTAGAAAGCCTTAAAAAAGCAGGATGTGACAAGGTAGAAATGTGTGAAACACCAGGATACCCTATTATTTACGGAGAAAAAATTATTGATAAAAATTTACCTACAGTGTTAGTTTATGGTCATTATGACGTGCAACCTGCAGATCCTATTGAATTATGGACCTCTCCTCCATTTGAACCTGTTATCAAAAAAACAGAAATTCATCCAGAGGGAGCAATATTTGCTCGCGGTGCTTGCGATGATAAAGGACAGATGTATATGCACGTAAAAGCATTAGAATACATGACATCTGCAGGAAACTTACCTTGTAACGTAAAATTTATGATTGAAGGTGAAGAAGAAGTTGGTTCTAAAAGTTTAGCTTGGTTTGTACCAAGAAACACAGAAAAATTAGCCAATGATGTTATTATAATATCTGACACTGGTATGATTGCCAACGATATTCCTTCTATTACAACAGGTTTACGTGGTTTAAGCTATGTAGAAGTAGAAGTTACAGGCCCTAATAGAGATTTACATTCTGGTTTATATGGTGGTGCCGTTGCCAATCCTATTAATATCTTAACCAAAATGATTGCTTCTTTACATGATGAAAACAATCATATTACAATACCTGGTTTTTATAACAATGTAGAGGAGTTATCTGCTGAAGATAGAGCAGAAATGGCAAAAGCTCCATTTTCTTTAGATAAATATAAGGATGCCTTAAAAATTGATGAAGTCTATGGAGAGAAAGGATACTCTACAAACGAACGTAATGCTATTCGCCCTACCTTAGATGTAAACGGAATTTGGGGAGGTTATACGGGAGAAGGTGCAAAAACAGTAATTGCTAGCAAAGCATTTGCAAAAATTTCTATGCGCTTAGTACCAAATCAAGATTGGAAAGAAATTACACAATTATTTAAAAACCATTTTGAAAGTATTGCACCAAAAGCAGTAACTGTAAAAGTAACACCACACCACGGAGGGCAAGGTTATGTTACACCAATAGATAATATAGCATACAAAGCAGCAAGCAAAGCATATAAAACTACCTTTGGTAAAACACCTATTCCGCAAAGAAGTGGTGGTAGCATCCCTATTGTTGCCTTATTTGAACAACACTTAAAAAGTAAGACTATTTTAATGGGATTTGGGCTAGATTCTGATGCAATTCACTCTCCAAATGAACATTTTGGCGTTTTTAATTTCCTAAAAGGGATAGAAACAATTCCTTATTTTTATAAATTCTTTACAGAATTATCAAAATAA
- a CDS encoding OmpA family protein: MKRLILGALLIGSVFQSSAQDFNKWSIDVGAGVQTIVGSVAPGYGTNNPDFWQANIGARYMFNERFGLRLDLGYNNISEASGNNPFKSNYYRGSIEGVINAGNLLNFKSWTKDFNLLVHAGGGISRLYSSEPIDTDADKMRQLIAGITPQFKLSNRVSLFADVSGISNFYQNRSFDGTGTTTKNGISGGIVNYSVGVNISLGKHEQHADWYYSDVEVAEKSELEAINKRLKDAEEEIADLKAKDFTKAKLVSELDSRYATIESVGSKNVDFAKQLIENGYVNVYFDVDRANVQTGSTSAINFLKTYLENNSSAKAELIGYADETGPKGYNKFLSEKRAKTVYNVLVAAGVDANRLSHKGEGEDATATKEARQLARRVAIRIQK; this comes from the coding sequence ATGAAAAGATTAATTTTAGGGGCATTATTAATAGGTTCCGTTTTTCAATCAAGTGCGCAAGATTTTAACAAATGGTCTATCGATGTTGGTGCCGGTGTACAAACAATTGTAGGTTCAGTAGCACCAGGATATGGAACAAACAATCCAGATTTCTGGCAAGCAAACATAGGTGCTAGATACATGTTTAACGAAAGATTTGGTTTACGTTTAGATTTAGGTTACAACAACATTAGTGAAGCTAGCGGAAACAACCCTTTTAAATCTAACTATTACAGAGGAAGTATAGAAGGAGTTATAAATGCTGGTAATCTTTTAAACTTTAAAAGTTGGACAAAAGACTTCAATTTATTAGTACATGCTGGTGGTGGAATCTCTAGATTATATTCTTCAGAGCCAATAGATACTGATGCTGATAAAATGCGTCAATTAATTGCAGGTATAACACCACAATTTAAATTATCTAATCGTGTTTCTTTATTTGCAGATGTATCTGGAATAAGTAACTTTTACCAAAATCGTTCTTTTGACGGTACAGGTACTACTACAAAAAATGGAATTAGTGGAGGTATTGTTAACTACTCTGTTGGTGTAAATATTTCTTTAGGGAAACATGAGCAACATGCAGACTGGTACTATTCTGATGTAGAAGTAGCAGAAAAAAGCGAATTAGAAGCTATCAACAAGCGTTTAAAAGATGCTGAAGAAGAAATTGCTGATTTAAAAGCAAAAGACTTTACTAAAGCTAAACTTGTTTCTGAATTAGATTCTAGATACGCTACAATAGAAAGTGTTGGATCTAAAAATGTTGATTTTGCTAAGCAATTAATTGAGAACGGTTATGTAAACGTTTATTTTGATGTTGACAGAGCTAACGTTCAAACTGGTTCTACAAGTGCAATCAACTTCTTAAAAACATACTTAGAAAATAATTCTTCTGCAAAAGCTGAATTAATTGGTTATGCTGATGAAACTGGACCAAAAGGTTACAACAAATTTTTATCTGAAAAAAGAGCTAAAACAGTATACAATGTTTTAGTTGCTGCTGGTGTAGACGCTAACAGATTATCTCACAAAGGTGAAGGTGAAGACGCTACTGCAACTAAAGAAGCTAGACAATTAGCTAGAAGAGTAGCAATCAGAATTCAAAAATAA
- a CDS encoding PhnA domain-containing protein, protein MSLQQDLENRSGNKCELCTSTDNLAIYEVKPTSTVGGSGVDGSLLACETCRTQIDNADQTEPNHWRCLNDSMWSEYRAVKVVAWRILSRLRNEGWPKDLLDMMYLEDDDLRFAKESGDHLDDSEKIIHRDANGAILEAGDSVVLIKDLKVKGSSMVAKQGTAVRRISLDHENAKYIEGKVGPTQIVIITDYVKKMAEKE, encoded by the coding sequence ATGAGTTTACAACAAGATTTAGAAAATAGAAGTGGAAATAAATGCGAATTATGTACTTCAACAGATAATTTAGCAATTTATGAAGTTAAACCAACATCAACAGTTGGGGGAAGTGGAGTAGATGGAAGTTTGCTAGCTTGTGAAACTTGTAGAACTCAAATTGATAATGCAGACCAAACAGAACCAAACCATTGGCGTTGTTTAAACGATTCTATGTGGAGTGAATATAGAGCTGTAAAAGTGGTTGCTTGGAGAATATTATCTCGTTTAAGAAACGAAGGTTGGCCAAAAGATTTACTAGACATGATGTATTTAGAAGATGACGATTTACGTTTTGCAAAAGAATCTGGAGATCATTTAGATGATAGCGAAAAAATTATTCACAGGGATGCAAATGGAGCTATTTTAGAAGCTGGAGATTCTGTAGTTTTAATTAAAGATTTAAAGGTAAAAGGATCTAGCATGGTTGCAAAACAAGGAACTGCAGTGCGTAGAATATCTTTAGATCATGAAAATGCAAAATATATAGAGGGTAAGGTTGGACCAACGCAAATTGTAATTATTACAGATTACGTTAAAAAGATGGCAGAAAAAGAGTAA
- the ade gene encoding adenine deaminase, with translation MIVQGNIVDIQNKRIYKGEVEVINGKISSIKEVNHHQENYILPGFIDAHIHIESSMLVPSEFAKIAVKHGTVATVSDPHEIANVLGVKGVEFMIENGKKVPLKFNFGAPSCVPATSFESAGAIIDADDIKLMMENPDIKYLAEMMNYPGVLFDDAEVLKKIEHAKNNNKPVDGHAPGLRGDDVTKYIAAGISTDHECFSYDEALEKLQKGMKVIIREGSAAKNFEALIDLLPTHFENMMFCSDDKHPDDLLLGHINQLCERAVAKGIDVFKVLQAACINPIKHYNLDVGFLQKGDDADFILVDSLEKFNVLETYINGELVAKNGESFVESVPFEVLNNFNTDKKEVSEFRFDSSSEKIRVIEALDGELVTNQIEAASLIVDGNLISNTKTDVLKMTVVNRYKNDTPAIAFIKNFGLKEGAIASSVGHDSHNIIAVGVSDEDICRAVNLIIENRGGVCAVNAREEKIVSLPVAGIMSDLSAEEIGRSYAALDTMAKEMGSKLRAPYMSLSFMALLVIPSLKLSDKGLFDGTSFKFTSLEIE, from the coding sequence ATGATTGTACAAGGAAATATTGTAGACATACAAAACAAACGAATTTACAAAGGAGAAGTAGAGGTTATCAACGGAAAAATTTCTTCTATTAAAGAAGTAAATCACCACCAAGAAAATTACATTCTACCTGGTTTTATAGATGCACACATCCATATAGAAAGTTCTATGTTGGTGCCATCTGAGTTTGCTAAAATTGCTGTAAAACACGGTACCGTTGCAACGGTTTCCGATCCGCATGAAATTGCCAACGTTTTAGGCGTTAAAGGTGTTGAGTTTATGATTGAAAACGGAAAGAAAGTTCCGTTAAAATTCAATTTTGGCGCACCAAGTTGTGTGCCTGCAACTTCTTTTGAAAGTGCTGGTGCAATTATAGATGCTGATGATATTAAATTGATGATGGAAAACCCAGACATTAAATATTTGGCAGAAATGATGAATTATCCTGGTGTTTTGTTTGATGATGCTGAGGTTCTAAAGAAAATTGAACATGCTAAAAACAATAACAAACCAGTTGATGGTCACGCTCCGGGTTTAAGAGGAGATGATGTTACCAAGTATATTGCAGCCGGAATTTCTACAGATCATGAGTGTTTTTCTTATGATGAAGCTTTAGAAAAGCTACAAAAAGGAATGAAAGTAATTATTAGAGAAGGTTCTGCAGCCAAAAACTTCGAAGCTTTAATAGATTTATTACCAACGCATTTCGAAAATATGATGTTTTGTTCAGATGATAAACATCCAGATGATTTGTTGTTAGGGCATATCAATCAACTTTGTGAAAGAGCCGTTGCCAAAGGAATCGATGTTTTTAAAGTATTGCAAGCAGCGTGTATAAACCCTATAAAACATTATAATTTAGATGTTGGTTTCTTACAAAAAGGAGATGATGCCGATTTTATTTTGGTAGATAGTTTAGAGAAATTCAATGTTTTAGAGACTTATATTAATGGAGAATTGGTTGCTAAAAACGGAGAATCTTTTGTAGAATCTGTTCCTTTTGAGGTTTTAAATAATTTTAATACGGATAAAAAAGAAGTATCAGAATTTAGATTCGATTCGTCTTCAGAAAAAATTAGAGTTATTGAAGCTTTAGATGGTGAATTAGTAACCAACCAGATTGAAGCAGCTTCTTTAATTGTAGATGGAAACTTAATTTCAAACACAAAAACTGATGTTTTAAAAATGACGGTTGTAAATCGTTATAAAAATGATACGCCTGCAATTGCATTCATCAAAAATTTCGGATTAAAAGAAGGTGCTATTGCAAGTTCTGTTGGTCACGATTCTCATAATATTATTGCCGTTGGAGTTTCTGATGAAGATATTTGTAGAGCCGTAAATTTAATCATCGAAAATAGAGGAGGAGTTTGTGCTGTAAATGCAAGGGAGGAAAAAATAGTTTCGTTACCAGTTGCCGGAATCATGTCTGATTTATCTGCGGAAGAAATAGGAAGGTCTTATGCTGCCTTAGATACAATGGCAAAAGAAATGGGTAGTAAGTTAAGAGCGCCTTATATGAGTTTATCTTTTATGGCGTTATTGGTAATTCCGTCTTTAAAATTATCTGACAAAGGTTTGTTTGATGGAACTTCGTTTAAATTTACTTCTTTAGAAATAGAATAA
- a CDS encoding 5-formyltetrahydrofolate cyclo-ligase yields MKKQELRKIYKQKRTDLTADEILAFQENIYEQIYDLDTSGVKNVHLFLSLTKFKEINTQPIINFFRKRHKKIVVSTCNFKDNTLSHFYLEEDTVLELNKFGVPEPINAEQVDEKELDLIFVPLLISDELNYRVGYGKGFYDRFLSKCTEEAQFIGLNFFKPIYQIKDSDEFDIPLHQVIYPK; encoded by the coding sequence ATGAAAAAGCAAGAACTCAGAAAAATTTACAAACAAAAACGTACAGATTTAACTGCAGATGAAATTTTAGCGTTTCAAGAAAATATCTATGAACAAATTTATGATTTAGATACTTCTGGTGTTAAAAATGTGCATTTGTTTCTGTCGCTAACCAAGTTTAAAGAAATAAATACGCAACCAATTATCAATTTTTTTAGAAAACGACATAAAAAAATAGTAGTAAGTACCTGTAATTTTAAAGACAATACACTTTCTCATTTCTATTTAGAAGAAGATACTGTTTTAGAGTTGAATAAATTTGGCGTTCCAGAACCCATAAATGCAGAACAAGTTGATGAAAAAGAACTCGATCTTATTTTTGTTCCGCTTTTAATATCCGATGAATTAAATTACAGAGTTGGTTACGGAAAAGGGTTTTACGATAGGTTTTTATCAAAATGTACAGAAGAAGCACAATTTATTGGTTTAAACTTTTTTAAACCTATTTATCAAATTAAAGATTCAGATGAATTTGATATTCCTTTACACCAAGTAATCTATCCCAAATAA
- a CDS encoding DUF3781 domain-containing protein: MIVHKEEIIKKHCYTKLVYERINKKLKTNFSNDESETLIKKILEETTLENYIKKGKNFYISNKQHTIRVTINSNTFRVITVDRITNKLI, encoded by the coding sequence ATGATAGTGCATAAAGAAGAAATTATAAAAAAGCATTGCTATACAAAGTTGGTTTACGAAAGGATAAACAAGAAATTAAAAACTAATTTTTCTAATGATGAAAGCGAAACGCTGATTAAAAAAATATTAGAAGAAACCACTTTAGAAAACTATATTAAAAAAGGGAAGAATTTTTATATTTCTAATAAGCAACATACAATTAGAGTTACTATTAATTCAAATACTTTTAGAGTAATAACAGTAGATAGAATTACAAATAAACTTATATAA
- a CDS encoding MmcQ/YjbR family DNA-binding protein, producing MHIEQLRDFCIVKKGVTEHFPFDESTLVFKVMDKMFLLTGLNNWEKGEQKINLKCNPEKAEELRGEYEGIIPGFHMNKKHWNTVILNSSDVSDDLARELINHSYDLVVLGLTKKQKETLSNL from the coding sequence ATGCATATAGAACAATTAAGAGATTTTTGTATTGTTAAAAAAGGTGTGACAGAACATTTTCCTTTTGATGAATCTACGTTGGTTTTTAAAGTGATGGATAAAATGTTTTTACTCACAGGATTAAACAATTGGGAAAAAGGCGAACAAAAGATCAACTTAAAATGTAATCCAGAAAAAGCAGAAGAATTACGAGGAGAATATGAAGGTATTATTCCGGGTTTTCACATGAATAAAAAACATTGGAACACAGTAATCTTAAACTCTAGTGATGTTTCAGATGATTTAGCAAGAGAATTGATAAACCATTCTTACGATTTAGTTGTATTAGGTTTAACTAAAAAACAAAAAGAAACTTTAAGTAACTTATGA
- a CDS encoding CorA family divalent cation transporter, whose product MTENDFLDNTTIISYSHSNYEKTDFTSVSEIDFLENKTTIKWLNTYGIKFHDAYKQVIVQNKLDDFLIKLLSDEEHPNKVILLDNLLFITTRVLITTSNKLDSEQMVFIVSADFLWSIQEKSGDYFNWIRERLEGNKGIVRKKRADYLLFLLLESIIDNYQDTYEENAELSADKLNSTHIKPTPEFTSLVEKRKQELFNFKKATMSLKDTIVKLEKIEIDGFDVKYFSELKEQTNNLISNIDFELQELESKINLIFSIQGHRLNEVMKTLTILSVVFIPLTFLAGIYGMNFDNIPELKYEYSYFILLAVMVLITIVSVWYFKRKKWF is encoded by the coding sequence ATGACGGAAAATGATTTTTTAGACAATACTACAATTATCAGTTACTCTCATAGTAATTATGAGAAAACTGATTTTACTTCAGTTTCAGAAATTGATTTTTTAGAAAATAAGACAACTATAAAGTGGCTAAACACCTATGGAATTAAATTTCATGATGCCTACAAGCAAGTTATTGTTCAAAATAAATTAGACGATTTTTTAATTAAATTATTAAGTGATGAAGAGCATCCTAATAAAGTTATTTTATTAGATAACTTACTTTTTATTACCACACGAGTTTTAATTACTACAAGTAATAAATTAGATTCTGAACAAATGGTTTTTATTGTTTCTGCAGACTTTTTATGGTCTATTCAAGAAAAATCTGGCGATTATTTTAATTGGATTCGCGAACGTTTAGAAGGTAATAAAGGAATTGTTAGAAAGAAAAGAGCAGATTATCTATTGTTTTTATTATTAGAATCGATTATAGATAACTACCAAGATACTTATGAAGAAAATGCAGAATTAAGTGCAGATAAATTAAATTCTACACATATTAAACCTACACCAGAATTTACTTCTTTAGTTGAAAAAAGAAAGCAAGAACTATTCAATTTTAAGAAAGCAACAATGAGTTTAAAAGACACTATTGTTAAGCTAGAAAAAATTGAAATTGATGGTTTTGATGTAAAATATTTTAGCGAATTAAAGGAACAAACCAATAACTTAATTTCTAATATAGATTTTGAGTTACAAGAATTAGAAAGTAAGATAAACTTAATTTTTAGTATACAAGGACATCGCTTAAATGAAGTAATGAAAACCTTAACTATATTGTCTGTTGTTTTTATTCCTCTAACTTTTTTAGCAGGAATTTACGGAATGAACTTTGACAATATTCCGGAATTAAAATATGAATATAGTTACTTTATTTTATTAGCAGTTATGGTACTAATTACCATTGTTTCTGTTTGGTATTTTAAACGTAAAAAGTGGTTTTAG
- a CDS encoding cyclase family protein, which yields MKATIEYNSRKIEVNISNPIDISIPIDIKKENVNAWYIEDPKIFPESVDGYDISVANGAVVNFNNIHFNPHSHITHTECVGHITKEVHSVNQNLKYFIFLAEVVTVVPENNGKDFFISEKQLKTALKNKKRDAIVIRTLPNLKDKKSMKYSNTNPPYLLEEAAIYLREKGIKHLLIDLPSVDKEKDDGELLAHNAFWNTAGEIRMNATITEFIYVPNEVEDGEYLLNLMIAPFENDATPSKPVLYKIIK from the coding sequence ATGAAAGCAACTATAGAATATAATTCTAGAAAAATAGAAGTTAACATATCTAATCCTATAGATATTTCAATTCCTATAGATATTAAGAAAGAAAATGTAAATGCTTGGTATATAGAAGACCCAAAAATTTTCCCAGAATCGGTAGATGGTTATGATATAAGCGTTGCAAATGGTGCTGTGGTTAATTTTAATAATATTCATTTTAATCCACATTCTCATATTACACACACAGAATGTGTTGGGCATATTACAAAAGAGGTACACTCCGTAAATCAAAATTTAAAATACTTTATTTTTCTTGCAGAAGTTGTAACTGTTGTACCAGAAAACAATGGTAAAGATTTCTTTATTTCTGAAAAACAATTAAAAACAGCCTTAAAGAATAAGAAAAGAGATGCAATTGTAATTAGAACTTTGCCTAATTTAAAAGATAAGAAGTCGATGAAATATTCGAATACAAACCCGCCTTATTTATTAGAAGAAGCTGCCATTTATTTAAGAGAAAAAGGGATAAAACATTTATTAATAGATTTACCATCTGTAGATAAAGAAAAAGATGATGGAGAACTTTTAGCTCATAATGCTTTTTGGAATACTGCAGGAGAAATTCGTATGAATGCTACAATTACAGAATTTATTTATGTGCCAAATGAAGTAGAAGATGGGGAGTATTTATTAAACTTAATGATTGCACCATTCGAAAATGATGCAACACCAAGTAAGCCTGTTTTGTATAAGATTATAAAGTAA